A stretch of the Peribacillus sp. ACCC06369 genome encodes the following:
- a CDS encoding ParM/StbA family protein has translation MTKLDFLFKEDYLIAGVDSGNISNKITYIDQNGNVVSINIASIIGENAETTAEDMPDESSDKSFPDDMILHLHIKSKALPKNRTNAYYTVGEYAQISTNDKNNLRETSSDARDKLGNEIHVVTTLAGLALAAWKSGKTDKVDVPLSFGLPIEEAKQASSEKINLYMGEHEITAIKGPYKGKTITLNITDVQLNVEGVTSYLALAFDLVDGEVVETEFSSQIHDEFAIADLGAGTLDLALYDENGLNSTKSTNHLIGTNKYIDLIMKEAAELKGFDSIRSRFERVGKTPKISFTREEFMRKFIKPEIDKMIIKPKYSPVFKATWQSKTADITKIVDKYTKEYAEEVKDKVIRYFVDTNVGQMIIVGGGLLFAYQYLAELKDEDCLFPPNIDQASFFTSKAYLLKNIIAEIEKQSIEA, from the coding sequence ATGACAAAACTTGATTTTTTATTTAAAGAGGATTATTTAATCGCAGGAGTAGATAGTGGGAACATTTCTAATAAAATTACATATATCGATCAAAATGGAAATGTTGTTTCAATAAATATCGCGAGTATAATCGGGGAAAACGCTGAAACTACTGCCGAAGATATGCCAGATGAGAGCTCAGATAAATCTTTTCCCGATGATATGATTCTTCATTTACATATAAAAAGTAAAGCCTTACCTAAGAATCGAACAAATGCTTATTATACAGTAGGGGAATATGCTCAAATTTCAACGAATGACAAAAATAATTTAAGAGAAACCAGTAGTGATGCAAGAGATAAATTAGGGAATGAAATCCATGTAGTAACAACTTTAGCTGGATTAGCCTTAGCAGCTTGGAAGTCGGGTAAGACCGATAAGGTAGACGTACCATTGAGTTTTGGACTTCCAATAGAAGAGGCCAAACAGGCGTCTTCGGAAAAAATAAACTTGTATATGGGTGAGCATGAAATTACAGCAATAAAAGGGCCTTATAAAGGAAAAACCATAACCCTTAACATTACGGATGTTCAGCTTAATGTGGAAGGCGTAACGAGCTACTTGGCATTGGCCTTTGATTTAGTAGATGGGGAAGTGGTGGAAACCGAATTTTCATCACAAATCCATGACGAGTTTGCCATAGCTGATTTAGGAGCCGGAACATTGGATTTAGCTCTATATGATGAAAATGGTTTAAATTCAACTAAATCCACAAATCATCTGATAGGTACAAATAAATATATTGATTTAATTATGAAAGAAGCAGCAGAACTAAAGGGATTTGACAGCATACGGAGCCGTTTTGAAAGGGTGGGTAAAACACCTAAGATTTCTTTTACACGTGAAGAATTCATGAGGAAGTTCATTAAGCCAGAAATCGATAAAATGATTATAAAACCTAAATATTCTCCTGTTTTTAAAGCGACATGGCAGTCCAAAACAGCAGATATCACAAAGATTGTTGATAAATACACGAAAGAATATGCCGAAGAAGTGAAAGATAAAGTCATCCGGTATTTTGTTGATACAAACGTTGGGCAAATGATTATTGTTGGGGGAGGACTTCTCTTCGCCTATCAATACTTAGCTGAACTTAAAGATGAAGATTGTCTATTTCCTCCGAATATAGATCAAGCCAGTTTCTTTACTAGTAAGGCATATCTCTTGAAAAATATTATTGCTGAAATTGAAAAGCAATCTATTGAAGCTTGA